A window of Deltaproteobacteria bacterium genomic DNA:
TTAACTATCGTGTCGGTACCGGTGGGCGCAGGGCCACCAACCGGCGCTTGGTCATAGGACGCCATGGACGTGTGACCGCCGACCAGGCGCGGCGCTTGGCTCAGGAAACCCTCGGCCG
This region includes:
- a CDS encoding Arm DNA-binding domain-containing protein; translation: MPGFGLRVQPSGVRAYIVNYRVGTGGRRATNRRLVIGRHGRVTADQARRLAQETLGR